A single genomic interval of Syntrophobotulus glycolicus DSM 8271 harbors:
- a CDS encoding methyltransferase, which produces MGGESPLWGWQSGEKRTGFNGLVIAADTDSSLLGYIQLEKAKLGIGNIRTINIQDRNQLHQYQYDLVFLRDVFHHLQNPVAYFSELRSCLKTNGRIAIIDWNERASIFMRISGHYTPEQTILDTMTASGFICQANYHHLKGQSFNIFGFTHPNGNDAVFKALRAKETKETPNKSPCRTD; this is translated from the coding sequence CTGGGCGGTGAAAGTCCGCTATGGGGCTGGCAGTCCGGCGAAAAACGGACGGGCTTCAATGGTCTTGTAATCGCCGCCGATACCGATAGTTCGCTGTTGGGGTATATTCAGCTTGAAAAGGCAAAGCTTGGGATAGGAAATATACGAACGATAAACATTCAGGACAGAAATCAACTGCATCAGTATCAATATGATCTTGTATTTCTACGTGATGTGTTTCACCATCTGCAAAACCCCGTGGCTTACTTTTCAGAGCTGCGTTCATGCTTAAAAACAAATGGCAGGATAGCAATTATTGATTGGAATGAAAGGGCAAGCATTTTTATGAGAATATCAGGTCATTATACGCCGGAGCAGACTATATTAGACACCATGACGGCCTCCGGCTTTATATGTCAAGCTAATTATCATCACTTAAAAGGACAATCGTTTAATATTTTCGGTTTTACTCATCCAAACGGAAATGATGCTGTTTTCAAAGCATTAAGGGCAAAAGAAACAAAAGAAACACCGAATAAAAGTCCGTGTAGAACTGACTGA
- a CDS encoding DedA family protein — MELIAWIIDFILHIDKHLAEFIQIYGMWTYMILFLIIFCETGLVVTPFLPGDSLLFVIGALGATGALDIQLVTILLVVAAVGGDTLNYHIGKFIGLKAFGIKDSRFFKKEYLEKTHAFYERHGGKTIIIARFIPIIRTFAPFVAGMGRMSYWKFFSYNIVGGVVWVLIFVTGGYFFGNIPAVKNNFTLVILAIIFISLLPGIIAYLRQNVMRSNTKG, encoded by the coding sequence ATGGAGTTAATTGCCTGGATCATCGACTTTATCCTGCATATCGACAAGCATTTGGCGGAATTTATTCAAATCTATGGAATGTGGACCTATATGATACTTTTTCTGATTATATTCTGTGAAACGGGTCTGGTTGTCACCCCCTTTTTACCCGGGGATTCGCTTCTATTTGTAATCGGTGCTTTAGGAGCCACGGGGGCTTTGGATATCCAGCTTGTAACGATTCTTTTGGTCGTGGCCGCGGTAGGAGGGGATACGCTCAACTATCATATAGGAAAATTCATTGGCTTAAAGGCATTTGGTATCAAAGACAGTCGATTTTTTAAAAAGGAATATCTTGAAAAAACCCACGCGTTTTATGAAAGACATGGAGGAAAAACAATTATCATCGCCAGGTTTATCCCGATCATACGTACCTTTGCCCCGTTTGTCGCAGGTATGGGGAGGATGAGCTATTGGAAGTTCTTCAGTTATAACATTGTAGGGGGCGTCGTCTGGGTTTTGATATTTGTAACAGGAGGATACTTCTTTGGCAATATACCTGCGGTTAAGAACAATTTCACCCTTGTGATCCTGGCAATTATCTTCATCTCCCTGCTGCCGGGAATTATTGCTTATCTGCGTCAAAACGTTATGCGATCAAATACTAAGGGATAA
- a CDS encoding HNH endonuclease has product MRRSIKTNNQEIVDYWFSRVDECGLSVDAAEAHERCWRCGYEAPLERCHIIPDSLGGEDTPSNLVLLCHRCHLENPNVTDPEIMWDWIRAYGTSFYDAFWMLQGIKEYQIIYGRSFEEELKEQKIDDEERFKRLFQEEIKKTTFHYGHPYLNSATIAGVMRIILKKYAG; this is encoded by the coding sequence ATGAGAAGGAGCATTAAAACTAATAATCAAGAGATTGTTGATTATTGGTTTTCTAGAGTAGATGAATGTGGTTTAAGCGTTGATGCGGCAGAAGCCCATGAGAGATGTTGGAGATGTGGATATGAAGCACCACTTGAAAGATGTCATATTATACCGGATTCTTTGGGGGGAGAAGACACGCCTTCGAATCTAGTGTTGCTCTGCCATAGATGCCATTTAGAAAATCCTAATGTTACTGATCCAGAAATAATGTGGGACTGGATTCGTGCGTACGGAACGTCTTTTTATGATGCGTTTTGGATGTTACAGGGAATTAAAGAATATCAGATTATATATGGTAGGTCTTTTGAAGAGGAATTGAAAGAACAAAAAATAGATGATGAAGAAAGATTTAAAAGGTTATTTCAAGAAGAGATAAAGAAAACAACCTTTCATTATGGTCATCCATACCTAAATTCTGCAACAATCGCAGGTGTTATGAGAATCATATTAAAAAAATATGCTGGCTAA
- a CDS encoding TerC family protein: protein MDFFPPEFWSALLAIVITDLVLAGDNAIVIGLAARNVPLEKQKKVIFWGTFGAIAVRTLMTLVVVWLLKIPGLLLIGGILLIWIAFKLLVEEKQHGEMKSGGSFWSAIKTIIIADAVMGLDNVLAVAGAAHGNFVLVVLGLLISVPIVVWGSTIILKWVERYPVIIYIGAGVLAWTASKMITGEAFLKGFFADNLVLKWGLSIVLIAGVLFTGRIMKQKKEQATS, encoded by the coding sequence ATGGATTTTTTCCCCCCGGAATTTTGGTCGGCGTTATTGGCTATTGTCATTACAGACTTGGTGCTGGCGGGTGACAACGCTATTGTTATTGGCTTGGCAGCACGAAACGTACCCTTGGAGAAACAAAAGAAGGTTATCTTTTGGGGAACCTTCGGCGCAATTGCTGTTCGTACTTTGATGACCCTTGTCGTTGTCTGGTTGTTGAAAATTCCCGGTTTGTTATTGATAGGGGGCATACTGCTAATTTGGATTGCTTTCAAGCTGCTGGTTGAAGAAAAACAGCACGGTGAAATGAAGTCCGGGGGAAGCTTTTGGAGTGCAATTAAAACCATTATTATTGCCGATGCCGTGATGGGACTGGATAATGTCCTGGCGGTCGCGGGGGCAGCCCATGGGAATTTCGTTCTGGTTGTTCTTGGGCTGCTGATCAGTGTCCCCATCGTCGTTTGGGGAAGTACAATTATTCTCAAATGGGTGGAGCGTTACCCCGTCATCATCTACATTGGGGCCGGCGTATTAGCCTGGACCGCTTCCAAAATGATTACCGGCGAAGCGTTCCTGAAAGGCTTTTTCGCGGATAATCTCGTCCTGAAATGGGGCTTGAGTATTGTTCTCATTGCAGGAGTTCTGTTCACCGGCAGAATCATGAAACAAAAAAAAGAGCAAGCAACTAGCTGA
- a CDS encoding hydrolase — MVKNITREEAWTLLTEYNKEEFHLKHAQIVEDVMRYFANKLGYDKEADFWAIVGLLHDLDFEIYPEQHCIKEQEIMRDRGLDERLIRAVASHGYALTVDIEPQHQMEKVLYAVDELTGLIGAVAIMRPSKSVMDLELKSVKKKYKNANFAAGCSREVIERGAEMLGWELDQLIEETILALRWSESQN, encoded by the coding sequence ATGGTAAAGAATATTACAAGAGAAGAAGCGTGGACATTGCTGACCGAATATAACAAAGAGGAATTTCATTTGAAACATGCTCAGATCGTAGAAGATGTCATGCGTTATTTTGCAAATAAGCTGGGTTACGATAAAGAGGCCGACTTCTGGGCAATTGTCGGGCTTTTGCACGATCTTGATTTCGAAATATACCCGGAGCAGCATTGCATTAAAGAGCAGGAAATCATGAGGGACCGCGGGCTTGATGAACGTTTGATCCGCGCCGTTGCCAGCCACGGGTATGCGCTGACGGTAGATATCGAACCACAGCATCAAATGGAAAAGGTGCTTTATGCTGTTGATGAGCTTACGGGACTCATCGGTGCGGTCGCCATCATGCGCCCATCTAAAAGTGTGATGGATTTAGAATTGAAATCAGTCAAGAAAAAATACAAGAATGCCAATTTTGCTGCCGGATGCTCCCGGGAAGTTATAGAGCGAGGGGCAGAAATGCTCGGATGGGAGCTTGACCAGCTGATTGAGGAAACGATTCTGGCATTGAGGTGGAGTGAATCACAAAATTAA
- a CDS encoding nucleotidyltransferase domain-containing protein: protein MASSLNTELVQSIQEIGQKYAVEKIVLFGSRAKGDYKPASDIDLAIFLLPEFNSKGYLTSDLEDLNTLLKIDITFINEHTDPKLLENIKREGISLYERAIH, encoded by the coding sequence ATGGCTTCAAGTTTAAATACTGAGCTGGTTCAGAGTATCCAAGAAATTGGTCAGAAGTATGCAGTAGAGAAAATTGTTCTTTTTGGCTCACGAGCAAAAGGGGATTATAAGCCTGCAAGTGATATTGACCTGGCAATTTTTCTCTTACCGGAGTTTAACAGCAAAGGCTATTTGACCAGTGACCTGGAAGACCTTAATACGCTCCTGAAAATAGATATCACGTTTATCAACGAACATACAGACCCTAAATTATTGGAAAATATTAAGAGAGAAGGGATATCTCTGTATGAGCGAGCCATACACTAA
- the smpB gene encoding SsrA-binding protein SmpB — MAGGIKVIAENRKARHDYFIEETYEAGVILTGTEIKSIRGGRVNLKDSYAEIKNREVWLLNTHISPYEKGNRFNHDPLRKRKLLLNKREIIKLSAKVQQQGMTLVPIKIYLSHGLAKIELGLCKGKKNYDKRDDMADKDAKREIERTLRERNKGQY, encoded by the coding sequence ATGGCAGGCGGAATTAAGGTCATAGCAGAAAATCGCAAAGCCAGACATGATTACTTCATTGAAGAAACCTATGAAGCAGGTGTGATATTAACAGGTACGGAGATCAAATCCATCCGGGGAGGACGCGTAAATCTCAAAGACAGCTATGCCGAAATTAAAAACAGAGAAGTATGGCTATTAAACACGCATATAAGCCCGTATGAAAAAGGAAACCGGTTCAATCATGACCCGCTCCGAAAACGCAAACTCCTGTTAAACAAGCGGGAGATCATCAAACTTTCGGCAAAGGTTCAGCAACAGGGAATGACACTTGTGCCAATCAAGATATATTTAAGCCATGGTTTGGCTAAAATAGAACTAGGGCTTTGTAAAGGCAAAAAGAATTATGATAAACGCGATGATATGGCTGACAAAGATGCCAAGCGTGAGATAGAGCGCACTTTACGCGAGAGAAACAAGGGGCAGTATTAA
- a CDS encoding universal stress protein, translated as MTKILIPVDGSAGSDKAVRFGISLAHGKEAEVIVLNVQPGFNTPNVKRFFSPEEIHSYQEKLSKEVLDHTLEITNEQATPVRTVVRIGDPGKEILEEAKKSSVDFIVMGYRGLGPVKRAILGSVATHVLHETHCPVMIVP; from the coding sequence ATGACGAAAATATTAATACCGGTTGATGGATCGGCGGGTTCTGACAAGGCGGTTCGTTTTGGGATATCTCTGGCTCATGGAAAAGAAGCGGAGGTCATTGTGTTAAATGTTCAACCCGGTTTTAATACCCCGAATGTAAAGCGGTTTTTTTCGCCGGAAGAAATTCATTCCTATCAGGAAAAATTAAGCAAAGAGGTATTGGATCACACGCTTGAAATCACCAATGAGCAGGCTACTCCAGTTCGCACAGTCGTCAGAATCGGCGACCCCGGGAAGGAGATCCTGGAGGAAGCTAAAAAGAGTTCCGTTGATTTCATTGTCATGGGCTATCGGGGATTGGGGCCTGTTAAACGGGCGATTTTGGGAAGTGTCGCTACCCATGTGCTGCACGAGACTCATTGCCCGGTGATGATTGTGCCGTAA
- a CDS encoding DUF4003 domain-containing protein, producing the protein MDKQLRVKADKLQEIYNEASRDFRWKNSSNMNNLIALFHVMKGREYSAERIGIINEYIKDNTSVFSCYRQKSVLFSVLLDLNFPDPEQRFNLLLEYEEKLKEQGFRSYTYRPVTAYTLLLSCSQNEVNQRISKAYKIFSEMRKNHPWLTSGDDYPLAVLLAGSKEEISAIMTNIENIYHKLQEAGFSKSNGLQFLSHILDFSVEDDVVKARRCHELFTFFKKSGQHIYSAYYSSLGLITLLAEKSTEAADRTLELADYLSEDRRFRWLGRETIFLTAAALVSSQYLENMKRNNEVLQAVSFVTIEALISAQTAIMLGATCTATTAASSGS; encoded by the coding sequence ATGGACAAACAGCTCCGAGTTAAGGCAGATAAGCTGCAAGAAATTTATAATGAAGCGAGCCGGGACTTTCGATGGAAAAATTCCAGCAATATGAACAATCTCATTGCTCTTTTTCATGTCATGAAAGGAAGAGAATACTCCGCTGAGCGGATAGGAATCATCAATGAGTATATTAAGGATAATACCAGTGTTTTTTCCTGCTATAGACAAAAATCTGTTCTTTTTTCAGTTTTACTGGATCTTAATTTTCCGGACCCCGAACAAAGATTCAATTTATTGCTTGAATACGAAGAAAAACTCAAAGAACAGGGCTTCCGCAGCTATACCTACCGGCCTGTGACAGCATACACCCTGCTCCTTTCCTGTTCACAGAACGAGGTTAATCAAAGGATCTCAAAGGCGTATAAGATATTCAGCGAAATGCGAAAAAACCATCCTTGGCTTACCTCGGGGGATGATTATCCTCTGGCGGTTTTATTGGCGGGTTCAAAAGAAGAAATTTCCGCTATTATGACAAACATAGAAAATATTTATCATAAACTACAAGAAGCCGGATTTAGCAAAAGCAACGGTCTGCAATTTCTTTCCCATATTTTGGATTTTAGTGTGGAGGATGATGTGGTTAAGGCCCGGAGATGTCATGAGCTATTCACATTTTTCAAAAAGAGTGGCCAGCATATTTATTCTGCCTATTATAGTTCTTTGGGGCTGATTACTCTGCTTGCGGAAAAGAGTACAGAAGCTGCCGACCGAACATTAGAACTGGCGGACTATCTTTCTGAAGACAGAAGATTTCGCTGGCTGGGCAGGGAAACTATCTTTTTGACTGCAGCAGCTTTGGTTTCCTCACAATACCTGGAAAACATGAAAAGGAATAATGAAGTTCTGCAAGCCGTATCGTTTGTAACCATTGAAGCATTGATTTCCGCCCAGACCGCCATTATGCTCGGAGCAACCTGCACAGCGACGACAGCAGCATCTTCAGGAAGCTAG
- a CDS encoding nucleotidyltransferase substrate binding protein: MSEPYTKTDNFLRALVRLKEGITKYDEANDLLRDGIIQRFEFTFELAWKTLKTVFEHEGLTGLNSPKTVLREAFSAGLIKDDELWLTMLMDRNSTTHIYSEQSAIEICHNIQEKYVMEFERLLQNIRARLDVAAVKQTSE, encoded by the coding sequence ATGAGCGAGCCATACACTAAAACTGATAATTTCCTCCGTGCACTTGTCAGACTCAAAGAGGGGATTACCAAGTATGATGAAGCGAATGACCTGTTAAGAGATGGCATCATACAACGTTTTGAGTTCACCTTTGAGCTTGCGTGGAAAACCTTGAAGACAGTCTTTGAGCATGAGGGCCTGACGGGCCTGAATTCTCCTAAGACAGTATTGCGTGAAGCATTTTCAGCAGGGCTGATAAAAGACGATGAACTTTGGCTTACCATGCTCATGGACAGGAATTCAACAACTCATATTTATAGCGAACAATCGGCAATCGAAATTTGCCATAATATCCAAGAAAAGTATGTAATGGAATTTGAAAGATTGCTTCAGAATATTAGAGCAAGACTTGACGTTGCCGCCGTTAAACAAACCAGCGAATGA